CGTTGCAATCGCCCGCAAGTGAACCACTGGCAGGATTCACCATCGGAGTGACGGCTGCGCGCCGGTCCGAAGAACTCATCACGTTGTTGGAGCGCCGTGGCGCGACCGCGGTGCACGCCCCGGCCATCCGGATCATCCCGCTCGTCGATGACATCGAATTGCGGCGCGTCACAACACTGCTCGTCGAGACGCCGCCCGATGTGGTCATCGTGACCACCGGCATCGGCTTCCGCGGCTGGATCGAAGCCGCGCACGGCTGGGACGTTGCCGACGATCTGGTCGCCGCGCTCGCGTCGACACGCATCCTTGCGCGGGGACCGAAGGCATGCGGGGCCATTCGTCAGGCCGGGCTGCGCGAGGAGTGGAGTCCAGCATCCGAGGCTTCGCAGGAGGTACTCGATCGGTTGCTGGCCGACGGCGCAGCGGGCCTGCGCATCGCGGTGCAGCTGCATGGTGCCGCCTCCGAATGGGAGCCCAACGCCGACATATGCGGTCCGCTGACTTTGGCTGGCGCACAGGTGATCAAGGTTCCCGTGTACCGCTGGGAGCCGCCCGAGGACAGCCGGCGGATGAATCAGCTGATCGCGATGATCATCGGCGGCGAGGTCGATGCGGTGAGCTTCACCAGCGCCCCGGCGGTTGCGTCAATGCTGCAGAGCGCCAAGGTGCTCGGCAGTGTGGCCGACCTCGTCGCCGCGCTGCGCGCTGATGTCGCGGCGATGTGTGTGGGTCCGGTCACGTCGGCACCGCTGCGTCAGTTGGGCGTCCCGACTATGCACCCCGACCGCTACCGGCTGGGTGCGCTGGCCCGGTTGATCGCTGACGAGGTTCCGCGCCGCGCTCGCCATCTCACCGCGGGAGGACATCACATCAGCGTGCGCAGCGCAACAGTTGCGGTCGACGGCGACGTCCGGACCGTGCCGCCGTCCGCGATGGCAATGCTGCGGCGGTTGATGGCGAACCCCGGCCGGGTGGTGTCACGGGCGGAACTTCTCGCGCAGCTACCCGGGGGCGGGGCAGACCCGCACGCGGTCGATACCGCAATGACCAGACTGCGTTCGGCGCTTGGCGCGCCGTGTGCGGTCCAAACCGTCATCAAACGCGGTTACCGGTTGGCGATGGAGCCGGCCGAATTCTCCTCCACGCGCGATGGGTTCGCCGGGCGGGATGAAGCTCGGGCCGACGTGCTCGCCGGATCCATCCCATGACCAGTCGCGCTGACATCGCGCGCATCGTCGGCCTATTCCGGTGTCATGGTCATCGGCATTGTCACCGGCCAGCCGGTCCGCCTTGCCCCTGATGCTCCGGTCGTACCTGCTCGGCGTCATGGCAGTTCGGCTGTGCCGCAATATATGCCGAGGCGCTTCTCAGGAATGCGATGGTCTTTGCCTGTTCAGCCACCTGTCAGCGGTCACGCAATTCCCCAGGTTTGAGGGGTTGTCCGTCACGGAATTCCCCACCCTGGCTGTCAGGTAATTCCCCACCCTGGGCGGTGTGTCTGCCGGGTGTGGGCCTCGCACACATGTTCGCTCTTGATCCGTCGGAGTACGGCGGACGAAGGGGCACTGATGGCGAGGAGAGATATCGAGATGTTCGATCTGATCGAGTTGTACACGCATTGGCAGGCTGGTCGCTCACAGGTGCAGTTGTGGCAGTCGCTGGGGATGGATCGTAAGACGATCCGCAAGTATCTGGCCCCGGCGGTCGCCGAGGGCATTGGCCCAGGCGGAGAACCGCTGAGCGCCGAGCAGTGGGCGGCGCGGATCGCGCAGTGGTTTCCCGGACTGGATGATCGCGGCGCGCGGGCATCGACGTGGCCGTTGATCGACCGGCATAGCGACCGGATCAAGGACTGGCTGCACGCCGATGTTACGGTCGCCACGATCGCGCAGCGGCTACGTGACGACCATCAGGTCGACGTGTCGGAGTCCTCTGTGCGGCGTTGGGTGGCAATGAATTTCGCCGATGAGGTGGCTCGTGCTCGGGTGAGCGTGCCGCGCGGCGAAGTGCCGCCGGGCAGCGAAGCGCAGATCGACTACGGCCGGTTAGGAATGTGGCTGAACCCGGCCACAGCCAAGCGAGTCGCAGTGTGGGCGTTTGTCATGGTGCTGTCGTGCTCGCGGCACCTGTTCGTTCGCCCTGTGGTCAGGATGGACCAAACCACCTGGTGCACTTGCCATGTCGAGGCATTCGAATTCTTCAATGGTATTCCGGCCCGGCTGGTGTGCGACAACCTCAAGACCGGGGTGGACAAGCCCGACCTATATGACCCGAAGATCAACCGCACCTACGCCGAGCTGGCCGCCCACTACGACTGCTTGATCGACCCGGCCCGGGCGTTCAAGCCCAGGACAAACCTCGTGTCGAGCGGCCGATGCCGTATGTGCGGGATTCGTTCTGGCGGGGCCGCGAGTTCACCTCGCTGGCTCAGATGCAGGGCGAGGCGGCCCGGTGGAGCCGGGAGGTGGCCGGGCTACGACATTCACGGGCCCTCGACGGCGGCCAGCCGCTGCGGGTGTTCGAAGCGATCGAGGCCGATACGTTGAAACCGTTGCCGCGCCACGCGTTCGAACTCACCACCTGGTCTATCGGCACCGTGGGGGGTCGATACGCACCTCAAGGTCGGCAAGGCCCTCTACAGCGTGCCATGGCGGCTGATCGGGCGGCGCCTGCACGCCCGCACCGCCGGTGACATCGTGCAGATCTTTGCCCACAACGAGGTCGTCGCCACCCATGTGCGGCGGGCCTCGGGGCGCTCCACCGACTTCTCCCACTACCCGCCGGAGAAGGTCGCCTTCGCGATGAAAACCCCCCACCTGGTGTCGGCACACCGCCGCCCAGGTCGGCCCCGCCTGCGAAGCGGTGATCGCCGAATTCATGCGCGACAACGCGATCCACCACCTGCGCTCGGCGCAAGGAGTGCTCGGGCTGCGCGACAAGCACGGCTGTGATCGGCTCGAAGCCGCCTGCGCCCGCGCGATCGCCGTCGGCGACCCGGCGTATCGGACCATCAAGGGCATCCTGGCCGCCGGCACCGAACACGACGCCACCACCGCCGAACCGGCCACCGGCGCCGCCGCCACTACCGCGGCGTTCCTGCGTGGCCCCGACCAGTTCGCCACCGGCGACACCGGCGGAGTCGGCTGAAAGTCACCCGGGTCCCGGAATCTGACCGAATCACAACCCACATAAGCTATTTCACAAGGAGAACACGACTTCATGGGTATTTGTGACCCGCGCTGCGCAACGCGCTGCGCACTCTGAAACTGTCGGGCATGCTTGACACCCTCGACGCCCGGCTAGCCCAGACCCGCAACGGCGACTTCGGGCACCTCGAATTCCTGCAAGCACTGTGCGAGGACGAGATCGCCCGCCGCGAATCGGCCGCCCTGACACGGCGCATCCGCCGCGCGAAGTTCGAAGAACAAGCCACCTTCGAATCCTTCGACTTCTCCGCCAACCCGAAACTGCCCGCCGCCATACTGCGCGACCTGGCCGCGCTGCGCTGGCTCGACGCCGGCGAGTCGGTCATCCTCTACGGACCCGTTGGGGTAGGCAAAACCCATGTGGCACAAGCACTCGGGCATGCTGTAGCCCGACGCGGCGGCGACGTCCGTTTCGCCAAAACCTCTCGGATGCTCGCCGACCTCGTCCGGCGGGCACGCCGACCGCAGTTGGGGCCAACGCATCCGCGAATACACCAAACCGCTCGTGTTGATTCTTGATGATTTTGCGATGCGCGAGCACGACCATGCACGCCGACGACCTCTACGAGCTAATCAACGAACGCGCGGTCAGCGGCAAGCCGCTGATCTTGACCTCCAACCGCGCCCCCAACGACTGGTACGGCCTATTCCCGAACCCGGTCGTCGCCGAATCGCTACTCGACAGGATCATCAACAGCAGCTACCAGATCCTCATGGACGGACCCAGCTACCGGCCCCGCAAACGGCCCGGACGCAGCGTCAGCTAGACAACGCCACCGCGGGCACGGTACACATACCATCGAGGCCCGCACCTGGGGAATTCCGTGACGGCAGCCCTGGGGAATTACGTGACGGTCGACACCTGAGCGCGGAGTCGCACTAACTCCGCGCGCTCGTGGGCCAGAAGCGGTTCACCGCCATTGGCGTAAGGCCGACGGGCGGGACCGGCCTCGGCCATCCGCCACCGTTCATCACGCACCCAGGTCTGCAGCACGCTCTTATGCAGGTTCAGCTCGCGGGCGACATCGGCGACGCGCTCCTTGCCATCGATGATGCGATGTGCGGCCTCGAACCTGTACTGGGGAGTAAACGATCGCCGTCTTCGGCGCATTCCGGCTTCTTTCAACGACCACAACCCCTGTCATCTCGGATGTCCACGGCGTCTTCACGGTCGAAGCGATAGGTTGCCTACTCAAGCGCGAGGGCTATCGCTACTACGTGCGTACGTAGATAGTAAGTCGAGAGGCAGGCGACTGGCAATGCGGACTTCGAGCACCGACACGAACGGCTTGGGCAGCCGTGCGGAACACCGCCGCGGCCCGTTGCCGGCGGTCGAGGGCCGCCGGACCCTTCGGGACGCCAGATAGTAGCCCGGAGAAATACTGACTATGTACGTATGTAGTAGCATAGTAGCTATTACCGGCAACCACCGCACCGATTGGGATGGTGGCCCGCGGAAGGGGCAACGAAATGGCGACGGAGCTTCGACGCCGAGTCGCGCTCGCAGGCGCCAGCCGGGGGGCCGCCGCCGCGATGACCGTCACGCTGGTTGAACCGGCACGCGCGAGCGCTTTGCCCATCCCTCCGATTGCCCACTATGGCGCGATCGCCTATGCCCCCAACGGCGCGGCCGGCAAAGCATGGCGCCACCGAACTCGAGCGCAGGCGGAGAACAACGCGTTGAGACTGTGCGGCGTCGCGAACTGGCCACTGGCGAGAACCTGATCCCCAGGCGGACACCATCTGTTCGCGTGCATGGCCGTTGCGATTGGATGAATTGTGTGCGCAGTGGCATTTATCTACTATGTGTGTACGTAGGAAGTATACGGTCGTGAGTGGCGTCACCCGGCACAGGCGGCAGTGTGGCATCGAGATCGGAGGCGTGAGAGTGCGGGTGCGCGGATTCGGGGAGTTGGAGGCGGTGGTGATGGATCGCATCTGGAATCGGGACGGGACTACGACCGTCCGCGAGATCTTCGACGAGCTGGCCGCCGAACGCGAAATCGCCTACACCACAGTGATGTCGACCATGGACAACCTGCACACCAAGGGGTGGTTGGCGCGCGAACGAGACGGTAAGGCCTACCGGTATTGGCCGTCGCTGACTCGGGAGCAGCACAGCGCCCAGCTCATGCGCGAGGCGCTGGACGGTGGGGGGAGTTCCGAACTGGTGCTGACCCACTTCCTCGAGCAGATCAGCCCCGAAGAATCCGAGCGTTTGCGCGCGGCGTTGCAGCGGTTGGCCAGACGCGCCCGACGGAAGTGAGGGTTGCCGCGTAGCCAGACCTCGTATGTGGCTGGCGATTTCGCTTGGCAGGCCGCCACAATTGCCGGGTCGCAACATGGCTCGTTCACGGCTCCCTCGGTAGTGGCTACGGGTAGTCCGGCGGCTTCCATCATGCGGGGCCCCATCATGGCCCCCCGCACCGACTGCATGACGTCACCTTCACCGGAACAAGCCACAGTCAACCGCGATCTACGGTCTACGTACCGATATAGTAGACAACGGGAAGACGCCGTCTCTGCCCGAGCAATAATCCCCTTGACCCTCCAGTGCACTGGAAGGATGAAACTTGAGGTGATGCCAGGTAGCGGAGTTACGCCGCGACCAGCATCGGAGGTGATCGCGGTGAGCATAGAGGTCGTTTCGGTACCCGAAATCTCGTGTGAGGCCTGTAAAGCCGCGATTGAGGGCGCGCTACGCCCCCTCGATGGTGTCCGCTCCGCGGTTGTTGACATACCGGGCAGGCGAGTCACCGTGGACTTCGATGAGGCCCTGATCGGTCATGACGCGTTGGTGGCCACGATCGAGGACCAGGGTTACGCGGTAGCCGCGAACGGCTGACGCCATGACGCAAACCACGATCTCGCCGGCGAGCCTTGATTTTTCGGTCGAGGGGATGGCCTGCGCGTCGTGCGCGATCCGCGTGCGACGGATCCGGAGCAGGCAGCCCGGTGTCGAATCCGCGCACGTCAACTACGCCACGACGGCCGCCCATGCCATGCTCGCCGAACGGCGGGAAAGGACGCCGTGATGAGTGTCGTGATGTGTCTGCTGTTGTACAGCGTCGCGGTCGCGGTGCTCTCGCCGACGGTGCTGCAGCGCTTGACCGGGGCGGGCACCGCGCCGCGGCTGGGGGTGGTTGCGTGGCTGGCGGCGATGATCAGCGTCGTCGCGTCGTGGCTGATCGCCGCCGGCTTCCTGATCGCGGCCCTCACGTGGCACTGGGAGCAGCCGGGCCGGCTCGCCCACGCGTGTTTCGCGGCGCTGTGTTGGCTCTTCGACGGCGGCGTCGGGCCAGTCGTGCAGGCCGGGATAGCGGCGCTGGCCGGGGTCGCAGTGGGCGCGCTGACCATGGTGGGTTGGCGGTTGGGTAGATCGATGTGGCGGGCACGCGCGCAAAGCCGCGGGCATGCCGAGAAAGCCCGCATGATCGGCCGCCAAATCGATGGCGTGGGCGCCGTCGTGATCGATGCCCCCGAGCGGGCCGCCTACTGCGTGGCTGGTCGCCCGGACACCATCGTCGTGACCAGCGCGGCGCTCGACGCGCTCACCGATCGCCACCTTCAAGTGGTGCTGGCGCATGAGCGTGCCCATTTGACCGGGCACCACCAGCAAGTCCTGGCGTTCGCTCGCGCGTTGGCGGCGGCCGTTCCCCGGGTGGCGCTGTTCAGCAAGGGCGCCCAAGAGATCGCTCGGTTGCTGGAGATGTCGGCCGACGACGCAGCGGCCCGCCGCTACGGCTCACAGACGCTGCTGGACGCGTTACTGGCGTTGTCGCTCGGTGCTCCGACACCGCAGGGCGTTGTGGCGGCAGCTGGCGTCGATGTGCTGGACCGCGCCGAACGTCTGGTGGCGCCCTTCGCGGCCCGACGTCTGTGGACCGCCGGGCTGTTGCTCACCGCCACAACGCTTCTCGTCGCTGGCGGACCGCTGATCCACATAGCCCTGAGCACGGCCGGCGTAATGTGGTGCTACCCGGGAGCGGCCTAGCCATGTTCACCAACCTTGCCGGCGCGCTAGTGGCCGCCGTCGTGGTGCTCACCGGGGGCGCAATCCTGCGCGGTGGCACGGCAGCGGCCGACCCGAATCAAGACGAGCAGTTTCTGGCACTGCTCAACGAAAAAGAGATCCCGGCCGTCGCGAACGTGCCAAGCGTTATTGCCGCGGCCCATAAGGTTTGTCTCAAACTCGATGCCGGCATGCCGGTGGGCGACGTGCTGGACGGGCTGAGAAACGATGCGTACAACATAGATCCGGTCGTGCGCCAGTACCCCGCCCGCCTCACGACCACCATGACCCGATTCATCGCTGTGGCAGTGCAGATCTACTGCCCGTACGATCAACCCAAGATCGCTGCCATCATGGCGAGTTTCGCGCCGGGATCGACGGAACCGGCGTACCGGGTCGCCGGGCACATGCACAATATGGCGGTGGCGCGGCCGGAACCGACGGGCGCCGGTGCGGTGCGGCTGTCTCATGTGATAGACGGCCGGGTTTTCGTGGCGGGCTCGCTGATCGGAGCGGTTCCCGCGGGGGATCCCCTGTTACCGAACCCGCCGCAGATTCCGGGACCACCACCGCCGACGGCGCAGATCCTGACACCACCCCGCCGATGGCGGCGCCGTCACCAAAACAGTCGCCGCCGGCACCGCAACAGCCGCCGCCACCGCAAGAGTCCCCGCCGCCACCGCAAGAGCCGCCCCCGCCGCCGCAGGAGCCCCCGCCGCCACCGCAAGAGGTAGTGGAGCCTCCCGCTGATGCTCCTCAGCCGGGGGGCGCTGCCGGCGGCGGCAGTGGTGGCAACGGCGGCGGCGGCGGTATCGGCGGCGGCGGCAGTGGCGGCAACGGCCGTGGCGGTCCGGTCGAGCCGGCGCCGGCGCGACCCACACCGCCGGGCTTTATCAGGCTCGCACCGTGAGACAGGAACCGAGCCCGTCGGCTGGTCCAGACACGGCCTGCCGCTGATCGCTTCGCGCGGCGATCCATCGCATCGGCTCGTCTGGTCCAGACACGGAATCAGCGGCTTCCCAACGTAATTCGCGGTCTAGTAGCGCGAGTCGCTAAGTTCGCCGAGGGCTGGGGCGTCGAGATCGCTTTCCAGAATCCAGCACACCGTGGACTGGTCATGTTCGGAGGGCGCATGGTGCGACGCGTGATCGAGAAGGGTTTGCAGGTGGCCTTCCAGGGCGACGAGTTCGGCGATCTGGGCGCGGACTTGGTCAAGACGGGCGCTCAGGACGTGTCGGACGTGCCCGCACGGCGCCTCGCCGCGGTCATGGATCGCCAGGATCTGGCGCACTTTTTGCAGGGTCAGCCCGGCGGCTTGGCCGCGCCGGATGAACCGCAGCCGATCCACAATCTCGGGTCCGTAGTCGCGATAACCCGACGCGGTGCGTGCCGGCGGCGAAAGCAGGCCCGAGTCCTCGTAGAAGCGGATGGTTTTGGTGCTGGTGTTGGTGAGCTTCGCCAGCTCGCCGATCTTCATGCCACTCTCCTTGACTTTCCAGCGTACTGGAAGGATAACACTGGGTTCGTGTCAGCTGCCGGTGACGAAGATGGGCGGTGTCTGTGGTTAGCACGAGCGGGGCGACGCGACGGGATCATTCGGATGCCGGAGGACCGGCGGCCCGGATCGCCACATTCTGGCCGGCGGACCAGTTGCTAGCGCGGGTTGCCGGCGGTCAGCGGTAGCGGCTTATGGGTGTCCAGTAGGTGTCATCACACGGGGCGAGTGCGCGCCAGTGAAGTCGCGGCCGCCGTTCATGGGACAAACGATCCGAAGGGAGTTTTCACCGATGGTGCATGGATTGTTGATGAGGGCGGCGCCGACTGTGGTGACCGGCATGGTGGGGGTGGCGGCGTATGAAGCTATACGCAAGGTGGTCGCGAAGGCTCCGCTGCGCAAGGGGGCCGTCGCCGCGACCGCGTGGGGCATCCGCGTTGTCCGCGAGGCCGAGCGCAAGGTCGCCGAGAGCGCCGAGCAGGTGCGGCTGACGGTCGCCGATGTGGTGGCCGAGGCCAAAGAGGCTGCCGGGGAGCAAGTTTCACCGCTGACGGCGGTGGACTCGGGTGACGCCAGATGACCACTGGTGTCTTGACCGGTGCCGACGACGCGCTGAAAGTTGTCTCCACAGCGTCGGGGCGGATGCGGGTGCGTGTCAACGGTTTTCGTGTCGACGCAGTTCGGGCCGTCGCCATCGAGGAGACGGTCTCCCAAGTGGCCGGCGTGCAAGGCGTGCAAGCCTATCCGCGCACGGCGTCCGTCGTGATCTGGTATTCGCCGGAGCACTGCGACACCGCTGACGTGCTGTCGGCGATCGTCGAAGCCGAGCACGTCCCGGCAGAATCGGTGCCCGCGCGTGCCCCGCACTCGGCTGATGTCCCCAAGACCGGTCTGGTGCGGCGAATTGCCAGCGGCATCGGGTTGGCGCTGTTTGGCCTGCGCCGTGGCGAGCGAGACCGTGCGCCGGACGTCGCGAATTGCGGCGGCTGCGGGTCGAAACCGGTCGCCGGCAGCGAGTTATCGCCGGACGAGCAGAGTCGGCGCGAGCGGCGAAAGTGGTTGCGGCGGGTGTGGTTGGCCTTCCCGCTAGGGCTGCTGGCGATGGGTTCGACGATGTTTTTCGGCGCCTACCCGTGGGCGGGGTGGGTGGCCTTCGCCGCGACGGTGCCCGTGCAATTCGTCGCCGGGTGGCCGTTCCTCAAGGGGGCGGTGCGGCAGGCGCGAGCGTTGACCTCGAATATGGACACGCTGATCGCCCTGGGCACGTTGACCGCGTTTGGCTACTCCACCTATCAGTTGTTCGCCGGCGGGCCGCTGTTCTTCGACACCTCGGCGCTGATCATCGCGTTCGTGGTGCTGGGCCGCTATTTCGAGGCCAGGGCCCAGGGCAAGGCGCGCGAGGCGATCAGCAAGCTGCTGGAGATGGGCGCCAAGGAAGCCACGCTGCTGGTGGGCGGCGAGGAGCTGCGCGTCCCGGTTGATCAGGTGCAAGTCGGAGACCTGGTGCGGGTGCGGCCGGGGGAGAAGATCCCGGTCGACGGCGAGGTCATCGACGGGCGCGCCGCCGTCGATGAGTCGATGCTGACCGGAGAGTCCGTTCCGGTCGAGAAGACGGTGGGTGACCATGTCGCCGGGGCGACCGTCAACACCGATGGTGTGTTGACCGTGCGGGCCACCGCCGTAGGCGCCGATACCGCGCTGGCGCAGATTGTGCGATTGGTCGAGCAGGCACAGGGCGGCAAGGCCCCGGTGCAGCGGTTGGCCGATCGGGTTTCGGCGGTGTTTGTTCCGGCCGTCGTTGGTGTTGCGGTCGCGACGTTTGCGGGGTGGACGATGATCGGCAATCCGGTCGGTGGCATGACCGCGGCGGTCGCGGTGCTGATCATCGCCTGCCCGTGTGCGCTGGGCCTGGCCACCCCGACGGCGATCATGGTTGGCACCGGCCGAGGCGCGGAGCTGGGCATCTTGGTCAAGGGCGGCGAGGTGCTGGAAGCCTCGAAGAAGATCGACACGGTGGTGTTCGACAAGACCGGCACCCTCACCCGCGCCCAGATGCGGCTCACCGATGTCGTTGCCGGCACGCGGCGCCACCCCGATCAGGTGCTGTGCATCGCCGCCGCGGTCGAATCGGGCTCCGAACACCCCATCGGCGCCGCGATCGTCGCCGGTGCACGCGAACGGGGGCTGCAGATCCCGGCCGCCACCGCGTTCACCAACGTCGCCGGGCACGGGGTGCGCGCCGAGGTCGACGGCAAGCCGGTACTGGTCGGGCGCCGCAAGCTCGTCGACGAGCAGGATCTGCGGCTGCCCGACCATCTGGCCGCCGCGGCCGCCGAGTTCGAAGAGCGGGGCCGCACCGCGGTATTCGTCGGCCGCGACAACCAGGTTGTGGGTGTGCTCGCGGTGGCCGACACCATCAAGGACGACGCCGTCGACGTGATCCGTCAGCTGCACGCCATGGGCCTGCAGGTCGCCATGATCACCGGCGACAACGCCCGCACGGCAAACGCGATCGCCCAGCAGGTCGGCATCGACCGGGTGCTGGCCGAGGTGTTGCCGCAGGACAAGGTAGCCGAGGTGGGGCGGTTGCAGGACGAGGGCCGGGTGGTCGCGATGGTCGGCGATGGCGTCAACGATGCCCCCGCGCTGGTGCAAGCCGATCTCGGGATTGCGATCGGCACCGGTACCGACGTGGCCATCGAGGCCTCCGACATCACCCTGATGTCCGACCGACTCGACGGCGTCGTGCGCGCGATCGGGCTCTCACGGCAAACCCTGCGCACCATCTACCAGAACCTTGGCTGGGCCTTCGGCTACAACACCGCCGCGATCCCGCTAGCCGCGCTCGGCATGTTGAACCCGGTGGTGGCGGGCGCGGCGATGGGGTTCTCCTCGGTCAGCGTGGTAACCAACTCACTACGGCTACGCCGCTTCGACGGCAACACCCGACACGGGTCTGGGACCGCAGACGCGCGCGCAGCCAGCGCGAGTCAGATCAGACCTGAGATAACGCGGCGCGGAACATGATTGCCATACCGGCCGCCATGATCGCCTGACCCAGGGTGCCCAGCGATCTGCTCCGGGTCGCGTGGTGCCGGCGCTCCATCGAGTACCGGTATGTCCAGAAAACCGCGGCGACCGCGAAGCCGACCATACCGATCCAGTTCACCGCGCTGAACCATAGGGAGGAGGCGCCGCTGGTCGGCATGTTCATCCCAGCCATGTCCTGTGCCGGCATCGCCATATCCGGCTGAGTGGGCTGCTGGATGCTCGATCGGACGGGGAGCAGATGATCGCTCATGATGGCATACATCCAGGCCGTCGCCAGCATCATCAGGCCGTGATATCCACGCAATGACCGCAGGGCGGGCGGTCCGGACGCGACGACGGCCATCGTGACGAACCACACGGCCGCCAGCAGGAAAAACACTGCTGGTCCCGTCGCCGGAATCCGTGCGCCCCGGGGCCAGGCCATCACCGCCATTGCAACCGCCATCGCGAAATGCAGGCCGTGGCCGAGGACCAAGGTCCACGGCCGACGTTGGGTGACGATCGCTATACCGCATTCGGCTGCGCTCAATGTGAACAGTGCGCTGACCACCCAACGCAAGGTCAGGTCATGAATCATGGGACACTCGGCCGCTCACTTTCGGGTTGGGAACGATGGCCAGCAAGAAACAAGAATATGTGCGCCATGACTGTGGGTCGATTCAGGCAACGGGAAGTCCA
This is a stretch of genomic DNA from Mycobacterium lacus. It encodes these proteins:
- a CDS encoding uroporphyrinogen-III synthase, with product MESLQSPASEPLAGFTIGVTAARRSEELITLLERRGATAVHAPAIRIIPLVDDIELRRVTTLLVETPPDVVIVTTGIGFRGWIEAAHGWDVADDLVAALASTRILARGPKACGAIRQAGLREEWSPASEASQEVLDRLLADGAAGLRIAVQLHGAASEWEPNADICGPLTLAGAQVIKVPVYRWEPPEDSRRMNQLIAMIIGGEVDAVSFTSAPAVASMLQSAKVLGSVADLVAALRADVAAMCVGPVTSAPLRQLGVPTMHPDRYRLGALARLIADEVPRRARHLTAGGHHISVRSATVAVDGDVRTVPPSAMAMLRRLMANPGRVVSRAELLAQLPGGGADPHAVDTAMTRLRSALGAPCAVQTVIKRGYRLAMEPAEFSSTRDGFAGRDEARADVLAGSIP
- a CDS encoding transposase, which gives rise to MRRRRRSFTPQYRFEAAHRIIDGKERVADVARELNLHKSVLQTWVRDERWRMAEAGPARRPYANGGEPLLAHERAELVRLRAQVSTVT
- a CDS encoding BlaI/MecI/CopY family transcriptional regulator, with the translated sequence MRVRGFGELEAVVMDRIWNRDGTTTVREIFDELAAEREIAYTTVMSTMDNLHTKGWLARERDGKAYRYWPSLTREQHSAQLMREALDGGGSSELVLTHFLEQISPEESERLRAALQRLARRARRK
- a CDS encoding cation transporter, which encodes MSIEVVSVPEISCEACKAAIEGALRPLDGVRSAVVDIPGRRVTVDFDEALIGHDALVATIEDQGYAVAANG
- a CDS encoding heavy-metal-associated domain-containing protein, with amino-acid sequence MTQTTISPASLDFSVEGMACASCAIRVRRIRSRQPGVESAHVNYATTAAHAMLAERRERTP
- a CDS encoding M56 family metallopeptidase, producing the protein MSVVMCLLLYSVAVAVLSPTVLQRLTGAGTAPRLGVVAWLAAMISVVASWLIAAGFLIAALTWHWEQPGRLAHACFAALCWLFDGGVGPVVQAGIAALAGVAVGALTMVGWRLGRSMWRARAQSRGHAEKARMIGRQIDGVGAVVIDAPERAAYCVAGRPDTIVVTSAALDALTDRHLQVVLAHERAHLTGHHQQVLAFARALAAAVPRVALFSKGAQEIARLLEMSADDAAARRYGSQTLLDALLALSLGAPTPQGVVAAAGVDVLDRAERLVAPFAARRLWTAGLLLTATTLLVAGGPLIHIALSTAGVMWCYPGAA
- a CDS encoding hypoxia response transcriptional regulator, which produces MKIGELAKLTNTSTKTIRFYEDSGLLSPPARTASGYRDYGPEIVDRLRFIRRGQAAGLTLQKVRQILAIHDRGEAPCGHVRHVLSARLDQVRAQIAELVALEGHLQTLLDHASHHAPSEHDQSTVCWILESDLDAPALGELSDSRY
- a CDS encoding DUF1490 family protein, which translates into the protein MVHGLLMRAAPTVVTGMVGVAAYEAIRKVVAKAPLRKGAVAATAWGIRVVREAERKVAESAEQVRLTVADVVAEAKEAAGEQVSPLTAVDSGDAR
- a CDS encoding copper-translocating P-type ATPase, which produces MRVRVNGFRVDAVRAVAIEETVSQVAGVQGVQAYPRTASVVIWYSPEHCDTADVLSAIVEAEHVPAESVPARAPHSADVPKTGLVRRIASGIGLALFGLRRGERDRAPDVANCGGCGSKPVAGSELSPDEQSRRERRKWLRRVWLAFPLGLLAMGSTMFFGAYPWAGWVAFAATVPVQFVAGWPFLKGAVRQARALTSNMDTLIALGTLTAFGYSTYQLFAGGPLFFDTSALIIAFVVLGRYFEARAQGKAREAISKLLEMGAKEATLLVGGEELRVPVDQVQVGDLVRVRPGEKIPVDGEVIDGRAAVDESMLTGESVPVEKTVGDHVAGATVNTDGVLTVRATAVGADTALAQIVRLVEQAQGGKAPVQRLADRVSAVFVPAVVGVAVATFAGWTMIGNPVGGMTAAVAVLIIACPCALGLATPTAIMVGTGRGAELGILVKGGEVLEASKKIDTVVFDKTGTLTRAQMRLTDVVAGTRRHPDQVLCIAAAVESGSEHPIGAAIVAGARERGLQIPAATAFTNVAGHGVRAEVDGKPVLVGRRKLVDEQDLRLPDHLAAAAAEFEERGRTAVFVGRDNQVVGVLAVADTIKDDAVDVIRQLHAMGLQVAMITGDNARTANAIAQQVGIDRVLAEVLPQDKVAEVGRLQDEGRVVAMVGDGVNDAPALVQADLGIAIGTGTDVAIEASDITLMSDRLDGVVRAIGLSRQTLRTIYQNLGWAFGYNTAAIPLAALGMLNPVVAGAAMGFSSVSVVTNSLRLRRFDGNTRHGSGTADARAASASQIRPEITRRGT
- a CDS encoding DUF5134 domain-containing protein — translated: MIHDLTLRWVVSALFTLSAAECGIAIVTQRRPWTLVLGHGLHFAMAVAMAVMAWPRGARIPATGPAVFFLLAAVWFVTMAVVASGPPALRSLRGYHGLMMLATAWMYAIMSDHLLPVRSSIQQPTQPDMAMPAQDMAGMNMPTSGASSLWFSAVNWIGMVGFAVAAVFWTYRYSMERRHHATRSRSLGTLGQAIMAAGMAIMFRAALSQV